In the genome of Vicinamibacteria bacterium, one region contains:
- a CDS encoding GYF domain-containing protein, translating to MANYTVRVPNGKEYGPVDLAMVKKWHAEGRIGKDALVWEEGAPEWVPLPRILEPDSVTRPVRRPSPAAEPRSAVSPRSRTTASPTSGAILLVGSLIVVAAGVAVLLAYGLPILQRRRALAEIQQHTSPERRFVDNDLGLAVELPEGWWMLLPESSLVVAPEARLKLAEPALGAFAVLIVEPLPRGMGGSLDKFVDHLREARRPRYPDEKELGRSDITVGKHPARLVQTTWAADGQEARGSTAVWRDGWNYFALRSWCPSREASRMAPELEALLRGVLIKGVLSARVRQVVDQLVLEAPELSRPAAEALVQDRLSSGQKADDLAQTHVQTVSRGLHALSTEETRALSEIYAQVYAPIPEAERVRLARYIERVKEGEFVRPEEGQAMRQLLRDGVMGLPGDVRVRLQALNEKAIAAGLSGS from the coding sequence ATGGCCAACTACACGGTCCGCGTGCCCAACGGGAAGGAATATGGCCCTGTGGACCTGGCCATGGTCAAGAAGTGGCACGCGGAGGGGCGCATCGGCAAGGACGCGCTGGTCTGGGAGGAGGGTGCCCCGGAGTGGGTGCCCCTGCCCCGCATACTCGAACCGGACAGCGTCACCCGGCCCGTGCGCCGCCCCTCGCCCGCGGCCGAGCCCCGCTCGGCCGTCAGTCCGCGGTCCCGGACGACCGCCTCCCCGACCAGTGGCGCGATCCTGCTCGTCGGTTCTCTGATCGTGGTGGCGGCGGGGGTGGCGGTGTTGCTTGCCTACGGACTGCCGATCCTGCAAAGGCGGCGTGCACTCGCCGAGATCCAACAGCACACGTCCCCGGAGCGACGGTTCGTGGACAACGACCTCGGCCTCGCCGTCGAGCTCCCGGAGGGCTGGTGGATGCTCCTCCCCGAGAGCTCCCTGGTGGTGGCGCCTGAGGCCCGGCTCAAGCTCGCGGAGCCCGCGCTCGGCGCCTTCGCGGTCCTGATCGTGGAGCCGCTCCCCCGCGGGATGGGGGGCTCCCTCGACAAGTTCGTGGATCACCTTCGCGAGGCTCGGCGTCCGCGCTATCCCGACGAGAAGGAGCTGGGCCGGTCCGATATCACCGTCGGTAAACATCCCGCCCGCCTGGTTCAAACCACATGGGCCGCCGACGGTCAAGAGGCGCGGGGCTCCACCGCGGTCTGGCGCGACGGCTGGAACTACTTCGCCCTGCGGTCTTGGTGCCCGAGCCGGGAAGCTTCGCGGATGGCCCCCGAGCTCGAGGCCCTCCTCCGGGGGGTGTTGATCAAGGGCGTGCTCTCGGCGCGCGTCCGCCAGGTGGTGGACCAGCTCGTGCTCGAGGCGCCGGAGCTGTCGCGGCCCGCGGCCGAGGCCCTGGTCCAGGATCGCTTGAGCAGCGGTCAGAAGGCGGACGACCTTGCCCAGACCCATGTGCAAACGGTGAGCCGGGGCTTGCATGCCCTGAGTACCGAGGAGACGCGTGCTCTGTCTGAGATTTACGCCCAGGTGTACGCCCCCATCCCCGAGGCGGAGCGGGTTCGCTTGGCCCGCTACATCGAGCGGGTGAAGGAGGGTGAGTTTGTGCGCCCCGAGGAGGGGCAGGCTATGCGCCAGCTCCTGCGCGACGGGGTCATGGGGCTTCCCGGGGACGTCCGCGTCCGGCTGCAGGCCTTGAACGAGAAAGCCATCGCGGCCGGCCTCTCCGGGTCGTGA
- a CDS encoding DUF3999 family protein, translated as MRPRLGWVMSAGWGAALALAPLPAPGQTPDPDGERSAWHFRRGVSLTSAGSGPTPSFAALPLPPEVGARCQPQLEDVRLLAADGHEVAYVVDRVVEREMQTAVHGRLVDTRTERKERTVWVVDLGEPRDFDDITLEIHEQDFVKRLLVEASEGAQSWRTLRTDAGVFDRPWNVRVHHTSIDFPEPIRARYLRLSADDRRSKPIVLTGVTVLSRRRLPAEAWERPVELRPAGSGGGVSRYLLELPPSFPLERLEIASDDPAFSRRVVLYDVPRPEGQGVRTILGEALLYRLQIEDEALSGESRVLPVRRGHSGELVLEIHDGDSPPLHNLRVLASAPATRLLFPALSGPLTLYYANEATRAPAYDLETLKGRIGLAPLYALAALGPEVENPRYQKPPPLPFTAPRGALLDVARWRATRPFTVSDHEDLYTLTLAGEDLGLLRDDLGDLRIVDEEGRQVPYVLEPVASEARVTLAFAKEPGATSERRAVTRWRLAVTPTSGVTLPLPFAVLQLGFRDTFFARPARLLTPAASGGGGAERVVFNGTLAAPASRPRAPGGIRLGVGGATEAPIVLALDGLRQGEFFLEINEGDNVPLTLAECRGVVRVPRLAFKASPGAYRVLLGNGAAGAPRYDIATLRQEILAYSALPLEAAGTLPNPAFRRRARDYLQDAPPTLLLWGTLLAAVVALLFLTARILRQPPDPSAP; from the coding sequence ATGCGTCCCCGGCTGGGCTGGGTGATGAGCGCGGGCTGGGGAGCGGCCTTGGCGCTGGCCCCCCTCCCCGCACCCGGACAAACGCCGGATCCCGACGGGGAGCGCTCTGCCTGGCACTTCAGGCGCGGCGTGAGCCTGACCTCGGCGGGGTCGGGGCCGACCCCCTCCTTCGCCGCGCTGCCCTTGCCCCCCGAGGTGGGAGCGCGTTGCCAGCCCCAGCTCGAGGACGTGCGCCTTCTGGCCGCGGACGGTCATGAAGTCGCCTATGTCGTGGATCGCGTCGTCGAACGAGAGATGCAGACCGCGGTGCACGGTCGCCTGGTGGACACGCGGACGGAGAGGAAAGAGCGCACGGTGTGGGTGGTCGACCTTGGGGAGCCGCGCGACTTTGATGACATCACCCTCGAGATCCACGAGCAGGACTTCGTGAAGCGGCTTCTCGTCGAGGCTTCGGAGGGGGCGCAGTCCTGGCGTACGCTGCGCACGGATGCCGGCGTCTTCGACCGGCCCTGGAACGTCCGCGTCCACCACACGTCGATCGATTTCCCGGAGCCGATCCGGGCCCGTTACCTGCGCCTGTCCGCCGACGATCGGCGCTCGAAGCCGATCGTGCTGACCGGGGTGACCGTCTTGAGCCGCCGGCGGCTGCCCGCCGAGGCTTGGGAGCGGCCGGTGGAGCTCAGGCCCGCCGGTTCCGGGGGGGGCGTCAGCCGATACCTTCTGGAACTACCGCCCTCGTTCCCCCTGGAACGGCTTGAAATCGCCTCCGACGATCCGGCCTTCTCGCGGCGGGTGGTGCTGTACGACGTCCCCCGCCCGGAGGGGCAGGGGGTGAGGACAATCTTGGGGGAGGCGCTCCTCTACCGGCTGCAGATCGAGGACGAAGCCCTTTCCGGCGAGTCGCGGGTGCTGCCGGTGCGCCGCGGCCATTCGGGGGAGCTCGTCCTCGAAATTCACGACGGGGACAGCCCTCCCCTGCACAACCTGCGCGTGTTGGCGTCGGCTCCCGCCACGCGGCTACTCTTCCCGGCTCTTTCTGGGCCCCTGACCCTCTACTACGCGAACGAAGCCACCCGCGCCCCCGCTTACGACCTGGAGACGCTTAAGGGGAGGATCGGCCTAGCTCCCCTCTACGCTTTGGCGGCGCTGGGACCGGAGGTGGAGAACCCTCGCTACCAAAAGCCGCCCCCCCTCCCCTTCACCGCCCCCCGCGGCGCTCTCTTGGATGTCGCCCGCTGGAGAGCGACCCGCCCCTTCACCGTCTCCGATCACGAGGACCTCTACACCCTGACCCTGGCGGGGGAGGACCTGGGCCTCCTGCGCGATGACCTGGGGGACCTCCGTATCGTTGACGAGGAGGGGCGGCAGGTCCCTTACGTCCTCGAGCCGGTGGCCTCGGAGGCTCGCGTGACCCTCGCTTTTGCGAAAGAACCGGGGGCCACCTCCGAGCGTCGGGCCGTCACGCGCTGGCGGCTCGCCGTCACCCCGACCTCCGGGGTCACTCTGCCGCTTCCGTTCGCGGTGCTACAGCTCGGGTTTCGCGACACCTTCTTCGCTCGGCCCGCCCGCTTGTTGACGCCGGCCGCTTCGGGCGGGGGCGGCGCTGAGAGGGTCGTCTTCAACGGCACCCTGGCCGCCCCCGCCAGCCGGCCGCGCGCGCCCGGGGGGATTCGTCTCGGGGTCGGCGGCGCCACCGAAGCGCCGATTGTGCTCGCCCTGGACGGTCTCCGTCAGGGAGAGTTCTTCCTCGAGATCAACGAAGGGGACAATGTCCCCTTGACCCTCGCGGAGTGTCGGGGCGTTGTGCGCGTGCCACGTCTCGCCTTCAAGGCCTCGCCCGGCGCCTATCGGGTCTTGCTCGGCAACGGCGCGGCCGGGGCGCCGCGCTACGACATCGCAACCCTGCGCCAGGAAATCCTGGCCTACTCGGCGCTGCCCCTCGAGGCGGCCGGGACCTTGCCCAACCCGGCCTTCCGCCGGCGGGCCCGTGATTACTTGCAGGATGCGCCGCCCACCCTCCTCCTTTGGGGCACGCTGCTCGCGGCGGTGGTTGCCCTCCTGTTCCTGACCGCTCGCATTCTCCGCCAACCCCCGGATCCCTCGGCTCCTTGA
- a CDS encoding fatty acid desaturase — protein sequence MKSHYYWKQVEAFKDRLRGAIPHEELKALHRRGAPRHLLYAARQFGIVAVCGIALWQLTDPLYWIPVAILQGFTFFNMTTLLHEVVHHSVFQSRREGWNRALGLVYAITSGISASQFTRWHLDHHDNLGSGEDDPKRHWLSPKRNARWFKLLYCTPVLMPLYFRAAAREAKSYPEALRQTIKRERLATLVVQFSVMITLLRLGGLGPMLRVQVVPYFLVFPIAFTLNRLGQHYNIDPAHPLKWSTVMKPSRIWDFLFVYSNYHAEHHYFPSVPFYNLRRLHLKLRPLYQELGVTQHTYREIVWQWFVLNRAPHTDWDHGLGIPPGPRSPAGPSEEALAPPAARTAGRVAARIATP from the coding sequence GTGAAGTCGCACTACTATTGGAAGCAGGTGGAGGCCTTCAAGGATCGGCTCCGAGGGGCGATTCCCCACGAGGAGCTGAAGGCGCTGCACCGGCGCGGCGCACCCCGCCACCTGCTCTACGCGGCCCGGCAGTTCGGGATCGTGGCCGTGTGCGGCATTGCCCTCTGGCAACTGACCGACCCCCTCTACTGGATTCCGGTTGCGATACTCCAGGGCTTCACCTTCTTCAACATGACCACCCTGCTTCACGAGGTGGTCCACCATTCCGTCTTCCAGTCCCGGCGCGAGGGCTGGAACCGCGCTCTCGGGCTCGTATACGCCATCACGAGCGGGATCTCGGCCAGCCAGTTCACGCGCTGGCACCTTGACCATCACGACAACCTGGGTTCCGGCGAGGACGATCCCAAGCGTCACTGGCTTTCACCCAAGCGGAACGCCCGCTGGTTCAAGCTGCTCTACTGCACACCCGTTCTCATGCCCCTCTACTTCCGGGCCGCGGCCCGGGAGGCCAAATCCTATCCCGAAGCGCTGCGGCAAACGATAAAGCGCGAGCGCCTGGCGACCTTGGTCGTGCAGTTCTCCGTCATGATCACGCTTCTCAGGCTCGGCGGCCTGGGCCCCATGCTGCGCGTCCAGGTCGTCCCCTATTTCCTGGTCTTCCCGATTGCCTTCACCCTGAACCGTCTGGGCCAGCACTACAACATCGATCCTGCCCATCCCCTGAAGTGGTCCACGGTGATGAAGCCCAGCCGCATCTGGGACTTCCTCTTTGTCTACTCGAACTACCACGCCGAGCACCACTACTTCCCGAGCGTTCCTTTCTACAACCTTCGGCGGCTGCACCTCAAGCTCCGGCCTCTCTACCAGGAGTTGGGGGTCACGCAGCACACCTACCGCGAGATCGTCTGGCAGTGGTTCGTCCTGAACCGCGCCCCCCATACGGACTGGGACCACGGGTTGGGCATTCCCCCCGGGCCCCGGAGTCCCGCCGGCCCCAGCGAGGAGGCACTCGCCCCCCCCGCGGCGCGAACCGCGGGTCGGGTGGCGGCCCGAATCGCCACCCCCTAG
- a CDS encoding PP2C family protein-serine/threonine phosphatase — protein sequence MTNQRDRFEDFAQRFAERVRGVTPGLGEGYGQAIRDLFTRGVTGKGLRELLEQETSDTYRFFTREIDFSDVTVQAWYKQPPLALWRIFLAMAYRLSPWRRILFAIAAPVLLLAWVRFFFSLAAEGPWSLHFFFGWENWMLYASTILFFLLVLELRDKLGLKGDLEVARQIQFGLLPFEPFARDGTSIVTSMRPANTVGGDYFDIIELGDGQVSVVVGDVAGKGMPAALLMALLQGSLRTLITAGLRGPELLSKLNAHLCANIPSNRLITFFYGELDTARGGLRYINAGHNPPVLIRAAGELEHLAATGLALGVMPGTIFEAMRTEIEPGDRLFLYTDGATEAFNARDEEYGEERLQAYLLAHRGMSHRDLIDGLTADVLQFCGPVRLKDDMTFLSLSREG from the coding sequence GTGACCAACCAGCGCGATCGCTTTGAGGACTTCGCCCAGCGCTTTGCGGAGCGTGTCCGAGGCGTCACCCCCGGTCTCGGGGAAGGCTACGGGCAGGCCATCCGTGACCTCTTCACCCGCGGGGTGACGGGGAAGGGCCTGCGGGAGCTGCTAGAGCAGGAGACCAGCGATACCTACCGTTTCTTCACCCGCGAGATCGACTTCTCGGATGTGACTGTCCAGGCCTGGTACAAGCAGCCGCCCCTGGCCCTCTGGCGCATCTTCCTGGCCATGGCCTACCGCTTGAGCCCCTGGCGGCGGATCCTCTTTGCGATCGCGGCCCCCGTGCTGCTTCTGGCCTGGGTGAGGTTCTTCTTCTCCTTGGCCGCGGAAGGCCCCTGGTCCCTCCATTTCTTCTTCGGCTGGGAGAACTGGATGCTCTATGCCTCCACCATCCTCTTCTTCCTGCTCGTCCTGGAACTGCGGGACAAGTTAGGCCTCAAGGGGGACCTGGAGGTGGCGCGCCAGATTCAGTTCGGCCTCCTCCCCTTCGAGCCCTTCGCGCGGGACGGAACGAGCATAGTGACGTCCATGCGTCCGGCCAACACCGTGGGCGGCGACTACTTCGACATCATCGAGCTGGGCGACGGTCAAGTCTCGGTGGTGGTGGGGGACGTGGCCGGGAAGGGCATGCCCGCGGCCCTCCTCATGGCCCTCCTCCAGGGCAGCCTGCGCACGCTCATCACGGCCGGACTGCGCGGCCCCGAGCTGCTGAGCAAGCTCAACGCCCACCTCTGCGCCAACATCCCGTCCAACCGTCTCATCACCTTCTTTTACGGGGAACTAGACACGGCTCGCGGCGGCCTGCGCTACATCAACGCCGGTCACAACCCGCCTGTCTTGATCCGGGCTGCGGGGGAGCTCGAGCACTTGGCGGCCACGGGTCTGGCCCTCGGGGTTATGCCGGGCACCATATTCGAGGCCATGCGGACGGAGATCGAGCCGGGGGACCGCCTCTTCCTCTATACGGACGGCGCGACCGAGGCTTTCAACGCCCGCGACGAAGAGTACGGTGAGGAGCGGCTCCAGGCTTACCTCCTGGCCCACCGCGGCATGTCCCACCGGGACCTGATCGATGGCCTCACCGCCGACGTCCTCCAGTTCTGCGGCCCCGTACGGCTGAAGGACGACATGACCTTCCTGTCCCTGAGCCGTGAGGGTTGA
- a CDS encoding DUF2339 domain-containing protein has translation MEGALVLVGLMILALAVVGPLLAVVALVRTRRFQSRIEKLQADQGALETRFAAFLKINMAERARPAEGPGAAPTPSPLVQSPPPTPPAPAAPPRPATPVVAPPVAAPPAPSPERPAPPATPPPRPPRPAPPPPSTPVFDWESLLGLKGAAWLGGIALVVAAIFLAKMAYDRGYFTPELRMVSMLGAGIGGLVWAELSLRKGYATTANAVSGAAIAILYIALYAGHALWHLLATAPTFGMMILVTIVAGLVAIRYDAVFTAVLGLVGGFATPISLSTGEDRPVSLFSYILLLNLGLLAVAVKRGWHSLVLLGLLGTFALEVGWFGKFMSPEKMIVGLLAFLLFGLLYLFLPTLAGEEEQPTLRLVGGLGVAVSFLFGVLIAGNGAYIREWELLFGYLALLDAALIAVALFRRRTVLLLSGAVATGATLFVWAVQGIPAAGVWGPTLAAIALATLLNAPVRLGRLLAPERVEEDRSTFEGAGIAAGAGLGLFALAFVMRTPGDPLWPFVALLGALIALFVERSGERRLAGVALLGPLALALLIQVWLHHRSGGETLLRNLSVPLLLAITVSLVAARRAEAPVNANEDEAGVVGATLIAVAGLFACLVSPELGRDPGPLFVALAITLVLLVASALRRDWTWLLPGGLLLAALFATAWQFAFFHPPQDLVVVLPGDTAFYLAFLGLPFVMPARIVNLWKMRPAPWLASALAGPAFFLPLHDSLVRSWGKGMIGLLPLAMAALTVPALAGISRRFVARAGDREGEGHRLRYMALFAAVALGLVAVAIPLQLDRQWITVGWALEAAAVFWLFGRLPHPGLKTFGALLYGLVGVRLLLNWDNVLRYEARGGPIFNWLLYTYGVPALCCLLGAAALARAETTPGSRRYLAPAVSLLGLVLIFVLINLEVVDFYSAQRYLEFTTERALARDLTMSVAWALYATILLVIGFWRERQALRFLSLGFLGLTVAKVFLYDLSTLAGIYRVLALLALGVVSIVVSLLYGRALRQKERPT, from the coding sequence GTGGAGGGCGCTCTCGTCCTGGTCGGGTTGATGATCCTGGCCCTGGCCGTGGTCGGGCCTCTCCTGGCCGTGGTGGCCTTGGTCCGCACACGACGGTTCCAGAGCCGCATCGAGAAACTGCAGGCCGATCAGGGCGCGCTGGAGACACGTTTCGCGGCCTTTCTCAAGATAAACATGGCGGAGCGGGCGCGTCCCGCCGAAGGTCCCGGGGCCGCGCCGACACCCTCTCCTCTGGTTCAGAGTCCCCCCCCCACGCCTCCGGCTCCCGCTGCCCCTCCCCGCCCGGCGACCCCCGTCGTCGCTCCCCCGGTGGCGGCCCCCCCCGCGCCCTCACCGGAACGGCCGGCGCCGCCCGCAACGCCCCCCCCGCGGCCTCCGCGCCCGGCGCCGCCGCCTCCCTCCACGCCGGTCTTCGACTGGGAGAGCCTGCTCGGCCTCAAAGGCGCCGCTTGGCTCGGGGGCATCGCTCTCGTCGTCGCCGCCATCTTCCTCGCAAAGATGGCTTACGACCGCGGCTACTTCACGCCCGAACTGAGGATGGTCTCGATGCTGGGGGCCGGCATCGGCGGTCTGGTGTGGGCGGAGCTGAGCCTTCGCAAGGGGTACGCGACGACCGCCAACGCCGTCTCGGGGGCGGCCATCGCGATTCTCTACATCGCCCTCTACGCGGGCCACGCCCTGTGGCACCTGCTCGCGACCGCACCCACTTTTGGCATGATGATCCTGGTCACGATCGTGGCGGGCTTGGTCGCCATCCGGTACGACGCCGTCTTCACGGCGGTCCTGGGACTGGTTGGCGGCTTCGCGACCCCCATCTCGCTGTCGACTGGCGAGGACCGTCCGGTCAGCCTCTTCTCCTACATCCTGCTCCTGAACCTCGGTCTCCTGGCTGTGGCCGTGAAGAGGGGCTGGCACAGCCTCGTGCTTCTGGGGCTCCTGGGGACCTTCGCGCTCGAGGTCGGATGGTTCGGGAAGTTCATGTCTCCCGAGAAGATGATCGTGGGCCTCCTGGCCTTCTTACTCTTTGGCCTGCTTTACCTCTTTCTGCCCACCCTCGCCGGCGAGGAGGAGCAGCCGACGTTGCGGCTGGTGGGGGGCCTTGGGGTTGCGGTGTCGTTCTTGTTTGGAGTCTTGATAGCGGGCAACGGCGCCTACATCCGCGAATGGGAGCTGCTCTTCGGCTACCTCGCCCTCCTCGACGCGGCCCTCATCGCGGTGGCCCTCTTCCGCCGCCGGACCGTACTGCTCCTGAGCGGTGCCGTGGCCACCGGCGCCACCCTCTTCGTCTGGGCGGTGCAGGGTATCCCCGCGGCCGGCGTCTGGGGCCCGACGCTCGCGGCCATCGCTCTCGCCACCCTCTTGAACGCCCCCGTTCGATTGGGTCGCCTCCTCGCGCCCGAGCGCGTTGAGGAAGACCGATCGACCTTCGAAGGGGCGGGCATCGCGGCTGGTGCGGGCTTGGGGCTCTTCGCCCTCGCGTTCGTGATGCGCACCCCCGGGGACCCGCTCTGGCCCTTTGTCGCCCTCCTCGGCGCCCTGATCGCCCTGTTCGTTGAGCGGAGCGGCGAGCGGCGACTCGCCGGGGTTGCGCTCCTGGGGCCACTCGCTCTGGCTCTCCTCATCCAGGTCTGGTTGCACCACCGATCGGGGGGGGAAACACTGCTGCGGAACTTGAGCGTACCCCTGCTGCTCGCGATCACGGTGTCCCTGGTGGCGGCCCGGCGGGCGGAGGCGCCGGTGAACGCCAACGAGGACGAAGCGGGAGTGGTCGGCGCGACGCTCATCGCCGTCGCCGGCCTCTTCGCTTGTCTCGTCTCCCCGGAGCTGGGCCGCGATCCGGGGCCGCTTTTTGTAGCCCTGGCAATCACGCTCGTCCTGCTCGTCGCCTCTGCCCTACGCCGCGACTGGACGTGGCTCCTGCCTGGGGGCCTGCTTCTGGCTGCGTTGTTCGCGACCGCTTGGCAATTCGCCTTCTTTCATCCTCCCCAGGATCTGGTTGTCGTCTTACCGGGCGACACCGCCTTTTACCTCGCCTTCCTGGGCCTTCCCTTTGTGATGCCGGCGCGGATCGTGAACCTGTGGAAGATGCGCCCCGCACCCTGGCTCGCGTCTGCCCTCGCGGGGCCCGCTTTCTTCCTCCCCCTCCACGACTCGCTCGTACGAAGCTGGGGTAAAGGGATGATCGGCCTCCTGCCCCTCGCCATGGCCGCGCTGACCGTGCCGGCGCTGGCCGGGATTTCGCGGCGCTTCGTGGCCCGCGCGGGGGATCGGGAGGGGGAGGGGCACCGCCTGCGCTACATGGCGCTCTTCGCGGCCGTTGCCTTGGGTCTCGTTGCCGTAGCCATCCCCTTGCAGCTCGACCGGCAGTGGATCACCGTGGGCTGGGCCCTGGAGGCCGCCGCCGTCTTCTGGCTTTTCGGCCGGCTGCCCCATCCCGGGCTGAAGACGTTCGGCGCCCTGCTTTACGGCCTCGTAGGCGTGCGGCTCCTGCTGAATTGGGATAACGTCCTGCGCTATGAGGCCCGTGGGGGGCCGATCTTCAACTGGCTCCTCTACACGTACGGTGTCCCCGCGCTTTGTTGCCTCCTCGGCGCCGCTGCCCTCGCGCGGGCGGAAACGACGCCGGGCAGCCGGCGCTACCTCGCGCCAGCGGTGTCGCTCCTCGGCCTCGTTCTGATCTTCGTCCTCATCAACCTGGAGGTCGTGGACTTCTACTCCGCCCAGCGCTACCTCGAGTTCACGACGGAGCGGGCGCTGGCCCGGGACCTCACGATGTCGGTGGCCTGGGCGCTCTATGCCACGATCCTGCTCGTGATCGGGTTCTGGCGCGAGCGGCAAGCGCTGCGCTTCCTTTCTCTGGGATTCCTCGGTCTGACCGTGGCCAAGGTGTTCCTCTACGACCTCTCCACCCTGGCCGGCATCTACCGCGTCCTCGCGCTGCTCGCCTTGGGTGTTGTCTCCATCGTGGTCTCGCTGCTCTACGGGCGAGCGTTGCGGCAAAAGGAGCGTCCCACGTGA